One genomic region from uncultured Subdoligranulum sp. encodes:
- a CDS encoding FtsX-like permease family protein, which translates to MTRTYRKNILRTFKSARSRFVAIFAIVALGVGFLAGLNATPVDMKESMERYLDDGNFYDLRIVSTMGLTDDDVEALRQVDGIETVQPAYSADLLVEAGSDVVVSRLHSLPPEGDDAINKLVLAEGRMPETSGECVVEANDDINDGNFPIGSTLTVSSKDNEELDTKLACTQYTVVGIVHNTNYFSFEREPASVGNGAVELVMYLLPEDFAYDTYTEIYVTAEGALQQNSMEDEYEATVEAVQANVEAIQDARCQARYDEIRSDAQEEIDDAWAEYHDAEAEAQQKLADAAQELEDGRQELADGEAEYQDGEQQYADGVREVADNEAKINDGAAQLEVGRQELLDNQAKVEEGEAELAASEPQLAEARKKLEDGQAQYEAGLQQYNDALAQIEEGEKQLADGKAELDTQEKTYEAGLETMAAQITGMLQQQNPDLPLTVTSEDIGNFVSWLNDNQRPVPQTYDQLLDELDGYLQQYGMTADSVGLTSTARTMQQQAQAMLDQLSAMQPQPGGETEPSGGEEPGPDTDPPAEALTGEPTETPEAPEEAAETEEEISAATSEQEETEETASPESEAAETAGTETPDTTVVAEETGATTEPEPLEVEETTQPTEETEAAPAEETTTTEDTALEEETLPEKQTALLEEDAPQTDRTETAAKQKAPQEDPAQPADPQLSPEQLAALAAQLQAIVDADRDGMETVLTQAQQWLLAQDEASQATPLLQGFALLVNGGLSGLETEQATMETAVTGFAQIVSGRRALDEGWKTYQANAQKVADGRQQLEASAPELEAARRELEDGWKQYNDGVTKYESGKRELADGRRQLEEGWATLTDKQLELEDARRQIADAKVELADARAELDEARQTIDENAQKLRDGEIEYEDARAEAEQELADARAKIEDGQKELDDIEMPEWYVWDRSNNVSYSSFTGNVDKLTAITTIFPVFFFLVAALVVSTTMTRMVEEERLQIGTLKALGYTRREIMRKYLWYALVAAVCGTVVGLTVGFRAFPAIIWSAYAMMYYMPTIYTPWRGLQALFAGGALTVLSVGVTALACRTSLKEVPAALMLPRAPKAGKRILLERITPLWRRLPFTWKVTCRNLLRYKKRFWMTVIGVAGCMSLLVSGFGISDSLNAIITKQFSDVSHYDLMTVVTKEEATEQGEVYDYLYNSGQFTESMTVAVQSTRQSIPDGEADVYLMVPQDVTRFGDFLDLHERISRTPTPLGEEGVVLTEKFAKLLGVQAGDTVTLKNSDDQTGTFVVSGVCEHYVSNYVYMSPATYEAGFGEPVSFNAVISRMADDSDAAHDTISAALLEMDDVASLTFTRDTVAQVLNMLNSIDAVVVLIIVCAACLAFVVLYNLSNINIAERVKEIATIKVLGFYDREVYAYVNRESMALTLIGTLFGVFGGIALHRFIIVTVEVDAVMFGRDIHPVSFVYAIALTLLFSVLVNLVMGRTLKKISMVESMKAPE; encoded by the coding sequence ATGACGCGAACCTACCGGAAAAACATACTGCGGACCTTCAAAAGTGCGCGCAGCCGCTTTGTGGCCATTTTTGCCATTGTGGCGCTGGGCGTGGGCTTTCTGGCGGGTCTGAACGCCACTCCTGTGGATATGAAGGAGTCGATGGAGCGCTACCTGGACGACGGCAACTTCTATGATCTGCGCATCGTGTCCACCATGGGGCTGACCGACGACGATGTGGAAGCGCTGCGCCAGGTGGACGGCATCGAGACGGTGCAGCCGGCCTACTCGGCGGACCTTCTGGTGGAAGCGGGCAGCGACGTGGTGGTATCCCGGCTGCACAGTCTGCCGCCGGAGGGAGACGACGCCATCAACAAGCTGGTCCTGGCCGAAGGACGTATGCCGGAAACTTCCGGGGAGTGCGTGGTGGAGGCCAATGACGATATCAACGACGGCAATTTTCCCATCGGTTCCACCCTGACGGTGAGCAGCAAGGACAACGAGGAACTGGATACCAAGCTGGCCTGCACCCAGTACACGGTGGTGGGCATTGTACATAACACCAACTATTTCAGCTTTGAACGGGAACCGGCCAGTGTGGGCAATGGCGCGGTGGAACTGGTGATGTACCTTCTGCCGGAGGATTTTGCCTACGATACGTATACTGAAATTTATGTGACAGCCGAAGGCGCCCTGCAGCAGAACAGCATGGAGGATGAATACGAAGCCACTGTGGAGGCCGTGCAGGCCAACGTGGAGGCCATCCAGGATGCGCGCTGCCAGGCGCGGTACGATGAGATCCGTTCCGACGCCCAGGAAGAGATTGACGACGCCTGGGCAGAATACCATGATGCCGAGGCGGAGGCCCAGCAGAAGCTGGCGGATGCGGCCCAGGAACTGGAGGACGGGCGGCAGGAGCTGGCGGACGGCGAGGCGGAATATCAGGACGGCGAACAGCAGTATGCCGACGGCGTCCGGGAAGTGGCCGACAACGAGGCCAAGATAAACGACGGCGCCGCCCAGCTGGAGGTGGGGCGGCAGGAACTTCTGGATAACCAGGCCAAGGTTGAGGAAGGCGAGGCGGAGCTGGCGGCCAGTGAACCCCAGCTGGCCGAAGCCCGCAAAAAGCTGGAGGACGGGCAGGCCCAATATGAGGCGGGACTGCAGCAGTATAACGACGCCCTGGCCCAGATCGAGGAAGGGGAGAAGCAACTGGCGGACGGCAAGGCCGAACTGGATACCCAGGAAAAGACCTACGAGGCCGGGCTGGAGACGATGGCGGCGCAGATCACCGGCATGCTCCAGCAGCAGAACCCGGACCTGCCGCTGACGGTCACAAGCGAGGACATCGGTAACTTTGTCAGCTGGCTGAACGACAACCAGCGCCCGGTGCCGCAGACCTACGATCAGCTGCTGGATGAGCTGGACGGATATCTGCAGCAATATGGTATGACGGCGGACAGCGTGGGGCTGACATCCACCGCACGGACCATGCAGCAACAGGCCCAGGCGATGCTGGACCAGCTGAGCGCCATGCAGCCCCAGCCGGGCGGAGAAACGGAACCCTCCGGCGGGGAGGAACCCGGACCGGATACCGACCCGCCTGCCGAAGCGCTCACCGGGGAACCGACTGAAACGCCGGAGGCGCCGGAAGAGGCGGCGGAAACGGAAGAAGAGATCTCCGCGGCAACGTCGGAACAAGAGGAAACCGAGGAAACTGCATCGCCTGAATCCGAAGCAGCGGAAACGGCCGGGACGGAAACCCCGGACACCACAGTGGTGGCCGAGGAAACAGGAGCCACCACAGAACCGGAGCCGCTGGAGGTGGAAGAAACGACCCAGCCTACGGAGGAAACTGAAGCAGCCCCGGCGGAAGAAACGACTACGACAGAAGATACAGCTCTCGAGGAAGAAACACTCCCCGAGAAACAGACTGCCCTCCTGGAAGAAGACGCCCCCCAGACCGACCGCACAGAAACGGCGGCCAAACAGAAGGCTCCCCAGGAAGACCCGGCGCAGCCGGCTGACCCCCAACTCTCCCCGGAACAGCTGGCGGCACTGGCAGCTCAGCTGCAGGCCATCGTGGATGCGGACCGGGACGGGATGGAGACGGTGCTCACCCAGGCGCAGCAGTGGCTGCTGGCCCAGGATGAGGCCAGTCAGGCCACTCCGCTGCTGCAGGGCTTTGCCCTGCTGGTGAACGGCGGCCTCAGCGGCCTGGAAACCGAGCAGGCAACCATGGAAACGGCAGTAACCGGCTTTGCGCAGATCGTGAGCGGTCGCCGCGCCCTGGATGAGGGTTGGAAAACCTACCAAGCCAATGCACAGAAGGTGGCCGACGGCCGGCAGCAGCTGGAGGCAAGTGCCCCGGAACTGGAAGCGGCCAGGCGGGAACTGGAGGACGGCTGGAAGCAGTACAACGACGGTGTGACCAAATATGAATCCGGCAAGCGGGAACTGGCCGACGGCCGGCGGCAGCTGGAGGAAGGCTGGGCCACCCTCACGGACAAACAGCTGGAACTGGAGGATGCCCGCCGGCAGATCGCCGACGCCAAGGTTGAACTGGCCGATGCCAGAGCGGAGCTGGATGAGGCCCGTCAGACCATCGATGAGAACGCCCAGAAACTGCGGGACGGTGAGATAGAATACGAAGATGCCAGGGCGGAGGCGGAGCAGGAACTGGCCGATGCCCGGGCAAAAATCGAGGACGGCCAGAAGGAACTGGATGACATTGAAATGCCGGAATGGTATGTGTGGGATCGCAGCAACAATGTGAGCTACTCCTCCTTTACCGGCAACGTGGATAAGCTGACCGCCATCACGACGATCTTCCCGGTGTTCTTCTTCCTGGTGGCGGCGCTGGTGGTCTCCACCACCATGACCCGCATGGTGGAGGAGGAACGCCTGCAGATCGGCACACTGAAAGCGCTGGGCTATACCCGCCGCGAGATCATGCGGAAATATCTGTGGTATGCCCTCGTGGCCGCGGTCTGCGGTACGGTGGTGGGCCTGACGGTGGGCTTCCGGGCCTTCCCAGCCATCATCTGGTCGGCTTACGCCATGATGTATTACATGCCCACTATCTATACCCCCTGGCGCGGGCTGCAGGCCCTCTTTGCGGGCGGCGCCCTCACGGTGCTGTCGGTGGGGGTGACCGCACTGGCCTGCCGTACATCCCTGAAGGAAGTTCCGGCGGCGCTCATGCTGCCCCGCGCCCCCAAGGCCGGCAAACGCATCCTGCTGGAGCGCATCACGCCGCTGTGGCGCCGCCTGCCCTTCACCTGGAAGGTCACCTGCCGCAACCTGCTGCGCTACAAAAAGCGGTTCTGGATGACGGTCATCGGTGTGGCGGGCTGCATGTCGCTGCTGGTGTCTGGCTTCGGCATCTCGGATTCCCTGAACGCCATCATCACCAAGCAGTTCAGCGATGTCTCCCACTACGACCTGATGACGGTGGTCACCAAGGAGGAGGCCACCGAACAGGGGGAGGTCTACGACTATCTGTACAACAGCGGACAGTTCACCGAATCCATGACGGTGGCCGTCCAGAGCACCCGGCAGTCCATCCCCGACGGGGAGGCGGACGTTTACCTGATGGTGCCCCAGGATGTGACACGGTTCGGCGACTTCCTGGATCTGCACGAGCGTATCAGCCGCACCCCCACGCCTCTGGGTGAGGAAGGTGTGGTGCTCACCGAAAAGTTTGCCAAACTGCTGGGCGTGCAGGCCGGCGACACCGTCACGCTGAAAAACAGCGACGACCAGACCGGCACCTTCGTGGTCAGCGGGGTCTGCGAACATTACGTGAGCAACTACGTCTATATGAGCCCGGCCACCTACGAGGCCGGTTTCGGGGAGCCGGTCAGCTTCAATGCCGTCATCAGCAGGATGGCGGACGACAGCGATGCCGCCCACGATACCATCTCCGCCGCGCTGCTGGAGATGGACGATGTGGCCAGCCTGACCTTCACCCGGGACACGGTGGCGCAGGTGCTGAACATGCTCAACTCCATCGACGCGGTGGTGGTGCTGATCATTGTGTGTGCGGCCTGCCTGGCCTTCGTGGTGCTGTACAACCTTTCCAACATCAACATTGCCGAGCGCGTCAAGGAGATCGCCACCATCAAGGTGCTGGGCTTCTATGACCGGGAGGTGTACGCCTACGTCAACCGGGAAAGCATGGCTCTTACCCTCATCGGAACGCTGTTCGGCGTGTTCGGAGGTATAGCGCTCCATCGGTTCATCATCGTCACGGTGGAAGTGGATGCCGTCATGTTCGGGCGGGATATTCACCCCGTCAGCTTTGTGTATGCCATCGCGCTGACGCTGCTGTTCAGTGTGCTGGTCAACCTGGTGATGGGGCGGACCCTGAAAAAGATCTCCATGGTGGAGAGTATGAAAGCCCCTGAATAA
- a CDS encoding ABC transporter ATP-binding protein — MFKTLGRETKGFRLVSILTPVCMIGEVIMEMIIPKLMATIVDDGVTAGNMEVIYTVGAKMLVAALIGLLVGILGAMFGSHAATGFARNLRRGMFRNIQTFSFANIDKYSTAGLVTRMTTDVTNIQNAYQMLLRMAIRAPASMIVALIMSFTINAELASVYLVAVILLGGALMYIMVHATNYFTSAFRKYDDLNESVQENVSAIRVVKAYVREKFEGEKFRKASENVRQLLMRAELILAWNAPLMMLAVYGCILLISWLGARLIVLSGSTSFTTGDLMSMLSYCMNILMSLMMLSMVFVMITMSAASAKRVAEVLDEKSDLANGENPVMEVKDGSVRFNNVSFAYKKNGEKALENINLDIKSGETIGIIGGTGSAKSSLVQLLPRLYDATEGSVEVGGVDVRKYDLETLRNSVAMVLQKNELFSGTIAENLRWGNPDATDAEIEEACKQACADEFIERFPDRYETYIEQGGTNVSGGQKQRLCIARALLKKPKILILDDSTSAVDTATDAKIRHSFAEKIPGTTVFIIAQRISSVENADHVLVLDNGHISGFDTPENLLKTNAIYQEVYNSQTKGSGDFDEKGGEA, encoded by the coding sequence TTGTTCAAGACACTTGGGCGTGAGACCAAGGGATTCCGCCTGGTCTCGATCCTGACGCCGGTCTGTATGATCGGCGAAGTGATCATGGAAATGATCATCCCCAAACTGATGGCCACCATCGTGGACGACGGTGTGACCGCCGGCAACATGGAGGTCATCTATACGGTGGGTGCCAAAATGCTGGTGGCCGCTCTCATCGGTCTGCTGGTGGGCATCCTGGGGGCCATGTTCGGTTCCCATGCGGCCACGGGTTTCGCACGGAACCTGCGCCGCGGTATGTTCCGCAACATCCAGACGTTCAGCTTTGCCAACATTGACAAGTACTCCACGGCCGGTTTGGTCACCCGTATGACCACCGACGTGACCAACATCCAGAACGCCTACCAGATGCTGCTGCGCATGGCCATCCGTGCCCCGGCCAGTATGATCGTGGCGCTGATCATGTCCTTTACCATCAACGCCGAACTGGCCAGCGTCTACCTGGTGGCGGTGATCCTGCTGGGCGGGGCGCTGATGTACATCATGGTGCATGCCACCAACTACTTCACTTCGGCTTTCCGCAAGTACGATGACCTGAACGAGAGCGTGCAGGAGAATGTCTCCGCCATCCGTGTGGTCAAGGCCTACGTGCGGGAAAAGTTTGAGGGTGAGAAGTTCCGCAAGGCCAGCGAGAACGTGCGTCAGCTGCTGATGCGCGCCGAACTGATCCTGGCCTGGAACGCGCCCCTCATGATGCTGGCCGTCTACGGCTGCATCCTGCTGATCTCCTGGCTGGGTGCCCGCCTCATTGTGCTGTCCGGCTCCACCAGCTTCACCACCGGCGACCTGATGAGCATGCTCAGCTACTGCATGAACATCCTCATGAGCCTGATGATGCTCTCCATGGTGTTTGTCATGATCACCATGTCCGCCGCTTCCGCCAAGCGTGTGGCGGAAGTCCTGGACGAAAAGTCCGACCTGGCCAACGGTGAGAACCCCGTCATGGAAGTGAAGGACGGCTCCGTCAGGTTCAACAACGTCAGCTTTGCCTACAAGAAGAACGGCGAGAAGGCGCTGGAGAACATCAACCTGGACATCAAGTCCGGCGAGACCATCGGCATCATCGGCGGTACCGGCTCGGCAAAATCCAGCCTGGTGCAGCTGCTGCCCCGTCTGTACGACGCGACGGAGGGCAGCGTGGAGGTCGGCGGCGTGGATGTGCGCAAGTATGACCTGGAGACCCTGCGCAACAGTGTGGCCATGGTGCTGCAGAAGAACGAGCTGTTCAGCGGTACCATCGCCGAAAACCTGCGCTGGGGCAACCCCGACGCCACCGATGCCGAGATCGAGGAAGCCTGCAAGCAGGCCTGCGCCGATGAGTTCATCGAGCGCTTTCCCGACCGGTACGAAACCTACATCGAGCAGGGCGGCACCAACGTGTCCGGCGGTCAGAAACAGCGTCTGTGCATTGCCCGTGCGCTGCTGAAGAAGCCCAAGATCCTGATCCTGGACGACTCCACCTCCGCCGTGGATACCGCCACCGACGCCAAGATCCGTCACAGCTTTGCCGAGAAGATCCCCGGCACCACCGTCTTCATCATTGCCCAGCGTATCTCCAGTGTGGAGAACGCCGACCATGTGCTGGTGCTGGATAACGGCCACATCAGCGGCTTTGACACGCCGGAAAATCTGCTCAAGACCAACGCAATTTATCAGGAAGTCTACAACAGCCAGACCAAAGGCTCCGGCGACTTCGACGAGAAAGGGGGCGAGGCGTAA
- a CDS encoding ABC transporter ATP-binding protein, producing MAQQAKLVGPGRNRGPRPKVENPGKILKRILAYVMHLYKFPVIAVLCCIFISVFAQVQGTLFMKTLIDGYITPMLLEKSSDFSGLIQAITRVALFYAVGILAIFLQNRTMARVTQGTLKNLRDEMFTHMQTLPIKYFDTHAHGDIMSVYTNDTDTLRQMISQSLPQLVNTCITVVSVLISMIVLAPVLTIVAVLMVGVMLLCTKFLTGRSGKFFVDQQRELGRVNGYIEEMMNGQKVVKVFCHEEAAIERFDELNDELFHSADKANAFALVAMPVNAQLGNLSYVLCAIIGGAMAIAGFGGVTLGKLASFLVLTRNFNQPITQISMQLNSVVMALAGGQRIFALLDEKPEVNDGDITLVNAKYLPDNSVTEASEPTGTWAWKKTDANGQSTYSELKGDIVFKDVDFGYDPGKIVLHDINLYGRPGQKIAFVGSTGAGKTTITNLINRFYDIQKGQILYDGHDIKSIEKDALRSSLGIVLQDTHLFTGTVMDNIRYGRLTATDEECIAAARLANADGFIKHLPDGYNTMLTGDGTNLSQGQRQLLAIARAAVADPPVLILDEATSSIDTRTEKLVQDGMDGLMYGRTTFVIAHRLSTVRNSDCIMVLEQGRIIERGTHDELIAQKGRYYRLYTGNFAENS from the coding sequence ATGGCACAGCAGGCTAAGTTGGTGGGCCCCGGCCGCAACCGCGGCCCGCGCCCCAAGGTGGAAAACCCCGGCAAGATCCTCAAGCGCATCCTTGCCTATGTCATGCACCTCTATAAGTTCCCGGTCATTGCGGTGCTCTGCTGCATCTTTATCAGCGTCTTTGCCCAGGTGCAGGGCACGCTGTTCATGAAGACGCTGATCGACGGCTACATCACCCCCATGCTGCTGGAAAAGAGCAGCGACTTCTCCGGCCTGATCCAGGCCATCACCCGCGTGGCGCTGTTCTACGCGGTGGGCATTCTGGCCATCTTCCTGCAGAACCGCACCATGGCCCGGGTGACCCAGGGCACGCTGAAGAATCTGCGTGACGAGATGTTCACCCACATGCAGACGCTGCCCATCAAGTATTTCGATACCCATGCCCACGGCGATATCATGTCGGTCTACACCAACGATACCGATACGCTGCGCCAGATGATCAGCCAGAGTCTGCCCCAGCTGGTCAACACCTGCATCACTGTGGTCAGTGTGCTGATCTCCATGATCGTGCTGGCGCCGGTGCTGACCATCGTGGCGGTGCTCATGGTGGGCGTCATGCTGCTCTGCACCAAGTTCCTCACCGGCCGTTCCGGCAAGTTCTTCGTGGACCAGCAGCGGGAACTGGGCCGCGTCAACGGCTACATCGAAGAGATGATGAACGGCCAGAAGGTGGTCAAGGTCTTCTGCCATGAGGAAGCCGCCATCGAACGGTTCGATGAACTCAACGATGAGCTGTTCCACAGCGCCGACAAGGCCAACGCCTTTGCGCTGGTGGCCATGCCTGTGAACGCCCAGCTGGGCAACCTGAGCTATGTGCTCTGCGCCATCATCGGCGGCGCCATGGCCATTGCCGGATTTGGCGGTGTTACGCTGGGCAAGCTGGCCAGCTTCCTGGTGCTGACCCGCAACTTCAACCAGCCCATCACCCAGATCTCCATGCAGCTGAACTCGGTGGTCATGGCCCTGGCCGGCGGCCAGCGTATCTTTGCGCTGCTGGATGAAAAGCCCGAAGTCAACGATGGCGACATTACCCTGGTCAATGCCAAGTATCTGCCGGACAACAGTGTGACCGAGGCCAGCGAGCCCACCGGCACCTGGGCCTGGAAAAAGACCGATGCCAACGGCCAGAGCACCTACAGCGAACTGAAGGGCGATATCGTCTTCAAGGATGTGGACTTCGGCTACGACCCGGGCAAGATCGTGCTGCACGATATCAACCTCTACGGCCGTCCGGGCCAGAAGATCGCCTTTGTCGGCTCCACCGGTGCCGGCAAGACCACCATCACCAACCTGATCAACCGCTTCTACGATATCCAGAAGGGCCAGATCCTCTATGACGGCCACGATATCAAGTCCATCGAGAAGGACGCCCTGCGTTCCTCCCTGGGCATTGTGCTGCAGGATACCCATCTGTTCACCGGCACGGTGATGGACAACATCCGCTACGGCCGCCTGACCGCCACCGATGAGGAGTGCATCGCCGCGGCTCGTCTGGCCAACGCCGACGGCTTTATCAAGCATCTGCCGGACGGCTACAACACGATGCTCACCGGCGACGGCACCAACCTGAGCCAGGGCCAGCGTCAGCTGCTGGCCATTGCCCGCGCTGCCGTGGCCGATCCCCCGGTACTGATTCTGGATGAAGCCACCTCCTCCATCGATACCCGCACCGAGAAACTGGTCCAGGACGGCATGGACGGCCTGATGTACGGCCGCACCACCTTCGTGATTGCCCACCGTCTGTCCACGGTGCGCAACTCCGACTGCATCATGGTGCTGGAACAGGGCCGCATCATTGAGCGCGGCACCCATGACGAACTGATCGCCCAGAAGGGCCGGTACTATCGTCTGTACACCGGCAACTTTGCGGAAAACTCGTAA
- a CDS encoding RICIN domain-containing protein has translation MAPKKKVSQTVLTDGKFYTISAANGKVVEVADYNIDNGAKIQLWDNVNAEWQQWNFVAAGDGVYRIQNRFTGKMLDLDCGGVSDGTRVHQWEGAPASSQLWVVEPSNDGRVKIKSNLAGKLLDVVGMNTDNGAALQIWRDENGTTQYWTISEVTRKPKASAKASAAKAKAELTAAAVDAAEEVVKAVKKASTKPAAKKAAKAVNDTLKAVTETVKPAAGEAVKAAKPVVKEAVKAAKPVVEEAVKAVSEAVKPAAKKTAARKPAAKKTTTKKASK, from the coding sequence ATGGCACCGAAAAAGAAAGTTTCTCAGACTGTACTTACCGACGGTAAGTTCTATACCATCAGCGCAGCCAACGGCAAGGTCGTGGAAGTGGCTGACTATAACATCGACAACGGCGCAAAGATCCAGCTGTGGGACAACGTGAACGCCGAGTGGCAGCAGTGGAATTTCGTGGCCGCCGGCGACGGCGTCTACCGCATCCAGAACCGTTTCACCGGCAAGATGCTGGACCTGGACTGCGGCGGCGTCAGCGACGGCACCCGCGTCCATCAGTGGGAGGGCGCCCCGGCGTCCAGCCAGCTGTGGGTGGTGGAGCCGTCCAATGACGGCCGCGTCAAGATCAAGTCCAACCTGGCCGGCAAGCTGCTGGACGTGGTGGGCATGAACACCGACAACGGCGCTGCCCTGCAGATCTGGCGGGACGAGAACGGCACCACTCAGTACTGGACCATCAGCGAAGTGACCCGCAAGCCCAAGGCCAGCGCCAAAGCCAGTGCTGCCAAGGCCAAGGCGGAACTGACTGCCGCCGCGGTGGATGCGGCCGAGGAAGTCGTCAAGGCTGTCAAGAAGGCCAGCACCAAGCCCGCCGCCAAGAAGGCTGCCAAGGCGGTCAACGATACCCTCAAGGCCGTCACCGAGACCGTCAAGCCTGCCGCCGGTGAAGCGGTCAAGGCGGCGAAGCCGGTGGTCAAGGAAGCCGTCAAGGCTGCCAAGCCCGTGGTGGAAGAGGCTGTCAAGGCCGTCAGCGAGGCTGTGAAGCCCGCGGCCAAGAAGACTGCCGCCAGGAAGCCGGCTGCCAAGAAGACCACCACCAAGAAGGCCAGCAAGTAA
- a CDS encoding HDIG domain-containing metalloprotein — protein sequence MEAGMTREQAWALVREYNQEPFHLQHALTVEAVMRWFAGELGYGADADFWALCGLLHDVDFERYPDQHCTKAAEILPAAGASEALTHAVCSHGYSLCSEVKPEHEMEKVLFATDELTGLIGAAARMRPSKSCTDMELSSLKKKFKDKKFAAGCSRDVIRQGAEMLGWELDTLLDKTLQAMRASEAEIRTAMEAL from the coding sequence ATGGAAGCAGGTATGACACGGGAACAGGCCTGGGCGCTGGTCCGGGAATACAACCAGGAGCCCTTTCATCTGCAGCACGCCCTGACGGTGGAAGCCGTCATGCGGTGGTTTGCCGGCGAGCTGGGCTACGGCGCCGACGCCGATTTCTGGGCACTGTGCGGTCTTTTGCACGATGTGGATTTTGAGCGATATCCCGACCAGCACTGCACCAAGGCTGCCGAGATCCTGCCCGCCGCCGGCGCCAGCGAAGCGCTGACCCATGCGGTGTGCAGCCACGGCTACAGCCTGTGCAGCGAGGTCAAACCGGAGCACGAGATGGAAAAGGTGCTCTTTGCCACCGATGAGCTGACCGGGCTCATCGGAGCAGCCGCCAGGATGCGTCCCAGCAAGAGCTGCACCGACATGGAACTGTCCAGTCTGAAGAAGAAATTCAAGGACAAGAAATTTGCCGCCGGCTGCTCCCGTGACGTGATCCGTCAGGGCGCCGAGATGCTGGGCTGGGAGCTGGATACCCTGCTGGACAAGACGCTGCAGGCCATGCGCGCCAGCGAGGCGGAGATCCGCACCGCCATGGAAGCGCTGTAA